From Variimorphobacter saccharofermentans, one genomic window encodes:
- a CDS encoding ABC transporter ATP-binding protein encodes MKNLISLKDVSKSIKVGTDALPILKNIHFDVFKGDLVGIFGKSGSGKSTLMNMITGIDRPSEGEIWVKGQSIHLLNESEMALYRGNNVGIVFQFFQLLPMLTVLENVIMPMDLCKKYAKAERKDRAMDLLKKLQIESHAHKYPTTISGGEQQRTAIARALANNPDIIVADEPTGNLDSVTSSVIFDIFKQQAEEGKTVIIVTHDNSLKSEFSTCFHMSDGRLIS; translated from the coding sequence ATGAAAAATCTAATTAGTTTAAAGGATGTAAGTAAATCAATTAAAGTCGGTACCGATGCTCTACCAATACTAAAAAATATTCACTTTGATGTCTTCAAAGGTGATTTAGTTGGTATCTTCGGTAAATCCGGCAGTGGTAAAAGTACACTTATGAATATGATAACCGGAATCGACAGACCTAGCGAAGGAGAAATCTGGGTCAAAGGTCAATCCATTCATCTATTAAATGAATCTGAAATGGCCTTATACAGAGGTAACAACGTCGGGATCGTTTTTCAATTCTTTCAGCTACTTCCCATGCTAACCGTCCTGGAAAATGTCATTATGCCCATGGATTTGTGTAAGAAGTATGCCAAGGCTGAGAGGAAGGATCGGGCAATGGATTTGCTGAAAAAGCTGCAAATCGAAAGTCATGCTCATAAGTATCCCACTACTATTTCCGGTGGTGAACAACAGCGTACAGCAATCGCCAGAGCCTTAGCGAACAATCCGGATATTATTGTAGCAGACGAACCCACAGGAAATCTTGACTCGGTTACCTCTTCCGTCATTTTCGATATATTTAAGCAGCAAGCAGAAGAAGGAAAGACCGTAATTATTGTTACTCACGATAACAGCCTGAAGAGCGAGTTTTCCACTTGCTTTCACATGTCTGACGGCAGACTTATATCATAA
- a CDS encoding helix-turn-helix transcriptional regulator — protein MENLLLLYYFIALALGIFCLGCYFTIHRQNKNEIIKTFLICYGLFCLFILATTILAFLVRMTTHSNNTLILIITAAQFFGIFTSMLILTFLICKIHLVPFTGKARKILLLFTIIIWCFCILRDSGVHRAYLSPYLGLVDDELFFIVVAIFNIFIYCRYRKNIENLKLYKILRTTFFIILLSVPGFIIDEFLSSRGFRLLIFTPLFFILISIFSLYSFFNYHEAMQSERYDITDELRARIGITERELEVAKLLLKGYSYQKIADELIISISTVRAHVTSIYKKAGINSRYELYNIINKTDL, from the coding sequence ATGGAAAATCTGTTATTGCTCTATTATTTTATTGCATTGGCTCTCGGCATATTTTGCCTGGGCTGTTACTTTACGATACATAGACAAAATAAAAACGAGATAATTAAAACCTTTCTTATTTGTTATGGTTTGTTTTGCTTATTCATTTTGGCCACCACAATACTAGCCTTTCTGGTTCGAATGACAACACACTCTAACAATACCTTGATTTTAATTATTACTGCAGCTCAGTTTTTCGGAATCTTTACTTCCATGCTGATCCTCACTTTCTTAATATGTAAAATACATCTCGTTCCTTTTACAGGGAAGGCGCGTAAAATACTATTACTTTTCACGATCATCATTTGGTGTTTCTGTATTCTAAGAGACTCGGGTGTTCACAGAGCGTATCTATCACCCTATCTAGGCCTGGTTGATGACGAGCTGTTTTTTATTGTGGTCGCCATTTTTAATATATTTATTTATTGTCGCTATCGAAAAAACATTGAAAACCTTAAGCTGTATAAGATTCTGAGAACGACCTTTTTTATTATACTGTTATCTGTTCCAGGCTTTATTATTGATGAGTTCCTTTCCTCAAGAGGCTTTCGGCTATTGATATTTACTCCCCTCTTCTTTATACTGATTAGTATTTTTTCTTTGTATTCCTTCTTCAATTACCACGAAGCGATGCAAAGCGAACGATATGATATCACCGATGAGCTCAGAGCTCGAATTGGTATTACCGAACGTGAGCTAGAGGTAGCAAAGCTACTCCTTAAGGGATACAGCTATCAGAAGATTGCGGATGAATTGATTATCTCCATCTCCACCGTAAGGGCTCATGTTACCAGTATTTATAAGAAAGCAGGCATCAACTCCAGATATGAGCTATACAATATAATTAACAAAACCGATCTATAG
- a CDS encoding Ig-like domain-containing protein yields MSKQMRKLFGLSLIVLAVIILGVMDKNTVNAADITYNINEGSVTISSNGNYIIEGNGTVTQNNIIINDGLNAVNITLSNVNIDRSATRDGAIIIGSGSKLNLTLMNSNNLKGGSWGAGIYVHDYGTLVITEESGDASLTATGGNYGAGIGGTQGYDTGGTIIIKGGTITAKGGPSGAGIGGGRIGNAGTIRIEGGIIQATGGGCSAGIGGGGVSMVGESSNGGNGGSITITGGTVTAIGGPYSAGIGGGYRASGGNTTISGGTVTAKGGTYSAGIGSGGILNSSTKLTCGTIMISGGLVVAEGGSQGPGIGTGIGGDSTGSISIYGNSDVKATGAMGGAGIGSASDVDSPRITIGDNCKVTAIGSNGSTGIGGGENGNGTSITINGGIVNATGGYDKGVGIGGGKNGRGGNIIINGGTVTAKGGTYYSPTYETLNYYGIGDGYNGSGGSVIISAGSVNASVSGTPTNDGTSPVYQTVLSLNVPSKISSSLINYHIDDGPDVSGVMTDGNGKLYFWLNNGAHTIDIFDIENVTYQYTAKADINSSDIVVTPFNLKVTNDTEEVFYNSWTLACDAVKTNGTITLFGNVQLTEDCEFPTVECVIDGGANIYSLTLDNSMQYPSTASVLKNLSLTINGTLTIGDRYLALEGGKLSGQGTIVFSARNTGSAGYPGLLVLNKNAQIQSNAGLTLQIEFTPQAEDIIITNASGNTALSNINKITLGSGFDVFTLDGRTGTYIDASESKNCYQYVLKKAARTISMTDYTTSYTGSGIGYGLAPVITPDLESGEEIQYAYYTTEEDRENYENAITPIYPGTYYVRASIEESDRYLSATQDARLIITKAVAPLPPLPTASYIGTTEIVLTEITNARYKIEGGDWQESNVFSDLLPGQAYTFYVMTKETETEFASDPNSAVIYTRPLAPEASVVIFDFHNETISFDDAYEMNTTQLFDGTTITNHMSIIDYIGQTVYIRQKAVDGATLESDAIAITIPDRSDAPDISRIVFTYDETVGLATATVHVDEAMGELQYCINDGSWQSSNIFLGLDVNTDYAFTVSYQPTESAFRSKTATLTREYSLAKINSVSATNGEIQVVLDRVPTQTVVDADFEAFISVDGEASRRITLTDFNWWEESKIISFRYNPVIKKSFDQSVVVSASYRGNPVVNADAFIVDQIRPSGVTLDRKTLLMSVSGSAIKLNATVVPVDAGNKEVSWTSSNDEVVSVDNGMVLPVTTGSAIVIARTVDGGYEDYCEVTVIEYSQIANISSITVRNGTIDIILDKVPVLAPDMESIQAFISVDRSAEEMLALNNFRWDEAMRTITVSFDPLMQKEEDQEVRIVVSYNDISTVSSAYTIPGTIIRVTGVSLNQENVSLPFNGSKVTLVASVYPDNATNPGVIWNSSNPLVASVEDGIVTLHRTGTVTITVTTVDGQYSADCIVRIDRNESSSGSNSDTGNGTNNGSGNTSNENKQQDNSSLASTEEEQDADVNNIMNVVISKDKKEGTEETTKLVLPTEAIQKAIETGKKISITVEDKEEPYPYSWTFDTKQMKNVDELAEINLEIKRSNGNDDPELDEVLGSDKDNYVVFRFAHEGRLPASASVRIYVGDQEGFTVGKKIYLYHINQETGKLETLPFSSDYVIDEKGYITIDIVHCSDYVVFLEEPKDIVSLRNQIKVSPTKATLFVKNKKKNSADIVIKLPYTLEVVKSLKDATSQTAVGGLTVKYSSSNSKVVKVNKYGHITAVGEGKAVITTTIKLYSGKTKIVKTTIIVK; encoded by the coding sequence ATGAGTAAGCAAATGAGAAAACTTTTCGGCTTAAGTCTGATTGTTCTTGCTGTGATAATTCTTGGTGTGATGGATAAGAATACTGTAAATGCAGCAGATATAACATACAATATTAATGAAGGCAGTGTCACTATTTCAAGTAATGGGAATTATATCATAGAAGGTAACGGTACGGTTACTCAGAATAATATTATAATCAATGATGGTCTTAACGCAGTTAATATCACCTTGAGTAATGTTAATATTGATCGATCAGCTACTAGGGATGGAGCCATTATTATCGGATCCGGATCGAAGCTTAATCTGACCTTGATGAATTCTAATAATCTTAAGGGCGGCTCATGGGGAGCAGGAATCTATGTACATGATTATGGAACATTAGTTATAACGGAAGAAAGCGGAGATGCATCCTTAACAGCGACAGGTGGAAATTACGGTGCTGGTATTGGTGGTACTCAAGGATATGATACCGGAGGTACCATTATTATTAAAGGGGGTACAATAACGGCAAAGGGTGGTCCGTCAGGAGCCGGTATTGGTGGTGGAAGAATTGGAAATGCCGGAACCATAAGAATCGAAGGTGGTATTATCCAGGCCACCGGTGGTGGCTGTTCAGCCGGTATTGGTGGCGGCGGAGTATCAATGGTAGGCGAAAGCTCTAATGGTGGTAACGGTGGTAGTATTACGATTACCGGAGGAACGGTTACTGCAATAGGAGGCCCTTATAGTGCCGGTATTGGTGGAGGATATCGTGCAAGTGGTGGTAATACAACGATTAGTGGAGGAACGGTTACTGCTAAAGGAGGGACGTATTCTGCCGGTATCGGTAGCGGTGGTATACTGAATAGTAGTACTAAACTTACTTGCGGCACCATCATGATTAGCGGTGGATTAGTCGTTGCTGAAGGTGGTTCTCAAGGACCGGGAATTGGTACTGGGATAGGTGGAGATAGTACGGGAAGTATAAGCATCTATGGGAACAGTGATGTAAAAGCTACCGGTGCGATGGGAGGCGCTGGTATAGGCAGTGCAAGTGATGTAGATAGTCCCCGGATAACCATTGGTGATAATTGTAAGGTAACTGCAATCGGCAGCAATGGTTCAACCGGAATAGGCGGAGGAGAAAATGGCAATGGTACCAGTATCACGATTAATGGTGGTATCGTAAATGCTACAGGTGGATATGACAAAGGCGTTGGTATTGGAGGAGGAAAAAACGGCAGGGGTGGAAATATCATTATTAATGGTGGAACTGTAACGGCTAAGGGTGGAACCTATTACTCTCCTACATATGAAACTTTGAATTATTATGGAATTGGAGATGGGTATAATGGATCAGGAGGTAGCGTTATTATCAGTGCGGGTTCAGTGAATGCATCTGTGAGCGGTACGCCAACTAATGATGGTACTAGTCCGGTATATCAAACGGTACTGTCATTAAATGTTCCATCCAAAATATCCTCATCCCTAATAAATTATCATATTGATGATGGTCCGGATGTATCCGGAGTAATGACGGACGGAAATGGTAAGCTTTATTTTTGGTTGAATAACGGAGCTCATACGATAGACATCTTTGATATTGAAAATGTTACCTATCAATATACAGCTAAGGCTGATATTAATTCATCGGATATCGTAGTAACACCGTTTAATCTGAAGGTTACAAATGACACGGAGGAAGTATTCTATAATTCTTGGACTTTGGCATGTGATGCGGTTAAAACTAACGGAACCATCACTCTCTTTGGTAATGTTCAGTTAACAGAAGATTGTGAGTTTCCGACAGTAGAATGTGTGATTGATGGTGGAGCAAATATATATTCGCTTACATTAGATAACAGTATGCAATATCCGAGTACAGCCTCGGTGCTTAAAAACCTTTCTCTGACAATTAATGGCACATTAACAATTGGTGACAGATATCTGGCTCTTGAAGGAGGAAAGCTGTCGGGACAGGGCACGATTGTATTTTCGGCTAGGAACACCGGCTCCGCCGGTTATCCCGGATTGCTGGTACTGAATAAGAATGCTCAGATTCAGAGCAATGCAGGGCTTACGCTGCAGATAGAATTTACTCCTCAGGCAGAGGATATCATAATTACGAATGCTTCCGGCAATACAGCATTATCTAATATAAATAAAATTACACTAGGCAGTGGCTTTGATGTATTTACCTTAGATGGAAGAACAGGAACATACATCGACGCAAGTGAATCTAAAAATTGCTATCAGTATGTATTAAAGAAGGCAGCACGAACCATCAGTATGACTGATTATACAACCAGTTATACTGGAAGCGGTATTGGGTATGGTCTTGCTCCGGTAATTACACCGGATCTGGAATCGGGAGAAGAGATTCAATATGCTTATTATACGACGGAAGAGGATAGAGAAAATTATGAGAATGCGATTACCCCGATTTATCCCGGCACTTATTATGTGAGAGCAAGTATAGAAGAAAGCGATCGGTACCTATCAGCCACCCAGGATGCACGTCTGATTATAACGAAGGCAGTGGCACCACTACCACCGTTACCTACGGCATCTTACATAGGAACAACCGAAATCGTATTAACTGAGATAACAAATGCAAGGTACAAAATAGAGGGAGGGGATTGGCAGGAGAGTAATGTATTCTCGGATTTACTGCCTGGACAAGCCTATACCTTTTACGTTATGACGAAAGAGACAGAGACGGAATTTGCTTCAGATCCAAACTCGGCAGTGATCTATACAAGACCATTGGCTCCGGAAGCTTCCGTGGTTATATTTGATTTTCACAATGAGACGATCAGCTTCGATGATGCTTATGAAATGAATACGACACAACTCTTTGATGGAACGACAATCACTAATCATATGTCCATCATAGATTATATTGGACAGACAGTGTACATTCGGCAAAAAGCAGTGGATGGTGCTACTTTGGAAAGTGATGCCATTGCAATTACGATACCGGATAGATCAGACGCGCCGGATATCAGTAGAATTGTATTTACTTACGATGAGACAGTAGGTTTGGCGACTGCGACAGTTCATGTTGACGAAGCTATGGGTGAACTTCAGTATTGTATCAACGATGGTTCATGGCAGAGCTCGAATATATTCTTAGGGCTTGATGTAAATACGGATTATGCATTTACGGTATCCTATCAGCCAACGGAATCAGCATTCCGTTCGAAGACAGCGACGCTTACGAGAGAGTACTCTTTGGCAAAGATTAATAGTGTAAGTGCTACCAATGGAGAGATTCAAGTAGTACTTGATCGGGTTCCTACACAGACAGTAGTAGACGCGGATTTTGAAGCCTTTATCAGTGTAGATGGGGAAGCGTCCAGAAGAATTACACTGACTGATTTCAACTGGTGGGAAGAGAGTAAGATCATATCCTTCCGCTACAATCCAGTTATCAAGAAATCCTTTGATCAAAGTGTAGTAGTATCCGCTAGCTATCGTGGGAATCCGGTTGTGAATGCGGACGCATTCATCGTGGATCAGATAAGGCCCAGTGGAGTAACCCTGGATAGAAAGACGCTCCTTATGTCGGTGAGCGGTTCTGCTATTAAGTTGAATGCCACAGTAGTTCCCGTGGATGCAGGCAATAAAGAGGTATCCTGGACTTCCAGTAATGATGAAGTGGTATCGGTTGACAATGGTATGGTTCTTCCAGTAACCACAGGATCCGCGATTGTCATCGCGAGAACAGTGGATGGCGGATATGAAGACTATTGTGAGGTTACAGTGATAGAGTATTCTCAGATCGCGAATATCAGCAGTATTACAGTGAGAAATGGTACAATCGATATTATTCTTGATAAGGTTCCGGTATTGGCACCGGATATGGAGTCGATTCAGGCATTTATCAGTGTAGATCGTTCAGCGGAAGAGATGCTTGCCCTTAATAATTTCAGGTGGGATGAGGCTATGAGGACGATTACTGTTTCTTTTGATCCTCTGATGCAAAAGGAAGAAGATCAGGAGGTAAGAATTGTCGTAAGCTATAATGACATCTCCACTGTATCGTCTGCCTATACAATACCGGGAACCATCATTAGGGTTACGGGTGTTTCATTGAATCAAGAGAACGTTTCCCTACCGTTCAATGGATCCAAGGTTACCTTAGTAGCTAGTGTTTACCCCGATAATGCAACGAATCCAGGCGTGATATGGAATTCAAGCAATCCACTTGTTGCCTCTGTTGAAGATGGCATCGTAACACTTCATAGGACAGGAACAGTTACCATTACAGTAACGACCGTTGATGGACAGTATTCAGCAGATTGCATCGTGCGTATCGATCGGAATGAAAGCTCATCTGGATCAAATTCGGATACAGGTAATGGTACTAATAATGGTTCAGGTAACACTTCCAATGAAAATAAGCAACAGGATAACTCATCATTGGCATCTACAGAAGAGGAACAGGATGCGGATGTTAATAATATAATGAATGTTGTTATTTCGAAGGATAAGAAAGAAGGAACAGAAGAGACTACTAAATTGGTATTGCCTACAGAGGCAATACAGAAAGCAATAGAAACTGGTAAAAAGATATCGATTACTGTTGAAGATAAAGAAGAACCTTATCCCTATTCATGGACCTTTGATACGAAGCAGATGAAGAATGTAGATGAACTGGCAGAGATTAATCTTGAAATCAAGCGAAGTAATGGAAACGATGATCCGGAATTAGATGAAGTGCTTGGTTCAGATAAGGATAACTATGTCGTATTCCGATTTGCTCATGAGGGAAGGCTTCCTGCGTCTGCCAGTGTACGTATCTATGTAGGAGACCAAGAGGGCTTTACAGTTGGTAAGAAGATTTATCTGTATCATATCAATCAAGAGACAGGTAAACTAGAAACATTGCCATTTAGCTCCGATTATGTGATTGATGAGAAGGGTTATATCACAATCGATATCGTACATTGTTCTGACTATGTTGTATTTCTTGAGGAACCAAAGGACATAGTAAGCTTAAGAAATCAGATAAAGGTAAGTCCGACGAAAGCAACACTATTCGTAAAGAATAAGAAGAAAAATTCCGCGGATATCGTAATTAAGCTTCCCTATACGCTGGAAGTGGTGAAATCACTAAAGGATGCAACCTCTCAGACAGCAGTGGGAGGACTGACTGTGAAATATTCCTCCAGTAATAGCAAGGTGGTCAAGGTCAATAAATATGGACATATCACAGCTGTTGGAGAAGGAAAAGCAGTTATAACCACAACCATCAAGTTATATAGTGGAAAAACAAAGATCGTAAAAACAACGATAATAGTGAAATAA
- a CDS encoding MerR family transcriptional regulator, whose product MNNLIKIKDVSSKYSITARTLRYYEDMGLISSTRSDDYAYRMYDENAVRRLEQILILRKLNISIKDIQRIFSTSSSNIVLEVLEKKVQNIDDEVALLHELKGIVLDFIHEIERIDFANNSDIKQLYDKAKEIETQLISVDYIGKPSNINRMLEITEKLDKKIPDIMVVRIPGFKAVTTGIQSWDDMFKEGGYMNQLWQKCHLYKNIIFDCFDFLLYRDENAEWICAVNDDVTDADVSPLKLIDFPGGLFAMAVSIDEDDESIQKVEEKVRRWIENTNFEFDISNNVMFNMPYLYEDGRDIAYKDIEKGLGYKQMQRYFPIKLKDDYK is encoded by the coding sequence ATGAACAATCTAATCAAAATCAAAGATGTGTCAAGTAAGTACAGCATTACAGCCCGTACACTACGTTATTACGAGGATATGGGGCTGATCAGCAGCACCCGAAGTGATGACTATGCATACCGAATGTATGATGAGAATGCGGTTCGGCGGCTTGAGCAAATACTTATTTTACGTAAACTGAACATAAGCATTAAGGACATTCAGCGTATTTTTAGTACCTCCAGTTCCAACATAGTACTGGAGGTGTTGGAAAAGAAGGTTCAAAACATAGACGATGAGGTTGCTCTCCTGCATGAATTGAAAGGTATTGTTCTTGACTTTATTCATGAAATAGAGCGTATAGACTTTGCAAATAACTCCGACATAAAACAACTGTATGACAAAGCTAAGGAAATAGAAACGCAGTTGATAAGCGTTGACTATATCGGCAAGCCCTCCAATATAAACCGCATGCTTGAAATTACAGAAAAACTAGATAAGAAAATTCCTGATATTATGGTAGTCAGGATACCAGGCTTCAAAGCAGTAACCACCGGAATTCAGTCTTGGGATGATATGTTCAAGGAAGGCGGTTATATGAACCAATTGTGGCAGAAATGTCATTTATATAAGAACATCATCTTTGATTGCTTTGATTTTCTACTGTACAGGGATGAAAATGCGGAATGGATATGTGCTGTCAATGATGATGTTACCGATGCCGATGTTAGTCCTTTAAAATTAATTGATTTTCCGGGAGGCCTATTTGCAATGGCGGTAAGTATTGACGAAGATGATGAGAGCATACAAAAGGTAGAGGAAAAGGTTCGTCGATGGATTGAGAATACCAATTTTGAATTTGACATAAGCAATAATGTTATGTTTAATATGCCATATTTATATGAAGATGGAAGGGATATAGCTTATAAAGACATAGAAAAGGGACTTGGCTATAAGCAAATGCAAAGATATTTTCCTATCAAGCTAAAAGATGATTATAAATAA
- a CDS encoding ABC transporter permease produces MDTRLRKVLRDLLRNKSKSILIILTMFVGMLSVGVVVMINTIFVPDVYKVYRQAIPKDASIKCSSGFDNSLLKEIAKIDGVKAATGTNRITVRLILDDGTLNADFIAFDGTNRIHKLKKGDDSDVLPELKANEVFIDRAAMKDIKKVPGDMINVQYKGQNYDFLIKDTVYDATTEPYMLEGDVISFVNQDTFETLTGDGRFKEINLIVEGDNSNKEYNLTVARRVADFMEANGLEIEEIDVPNPQDFYASEILEAVTIILVLLGSISVLLGVALIINNINNIMLQQTKYIGIMKAIGGQTNQLVFMYTSFILILGLIALLLSLPVSAFVGYQVSKLLAYMFNMSLSGFRIPPQLLLSLIASAIFIPLIASIIPIMKSSKQSIYHALYNQGISSSEMPGIIRHKRLQQFNHIPSLIRISLRNNLRNRVRVALTIATLALSGSIMLTVMNLDFGFKNGVEELKEYYIIDGAIILNSYENAQQIEEIVKNVEGVKYVEGCSFTVGRFLESNGKSSKKVKLMGPKPDSKIFNWTVVNEKLIDGRQIKADDANAVVITNHLIKYYPHLTVGDVITLKINNNDCDFHVVGIMNMAGQPTDPILLVNYSYLNSLLQGEDQVTEICISTNEQTEAYQQEVITKIEEILSQEGITIMETMPGADLLENFQTPITIIVALLMFLAIMLSIVGTIGQSGTLNLNVLERAKEFGIMRSVGATNRQLNMTIVMEGLILGIVAWIFAVILSQPLTLIANSLLGNLLFTTPMKYRISILGLLLWLFLSILSSCIASIMPCRKMNRMITREILAFE; encoded by the coding sequence ATGGATACCAGATTGAGAAAGGTACTAAGGGATCTGCTCAGAAACAAATCAAAATCAATATTAATCATCTTAACCATGTTTGTTGGAATGCTTTCCGTGGGTGTTGTAGTCATGATCAATACCATCTTCGTACCCGATGTTTATAAGGTGTACCGACAAGCTATTCCAAAGGATGCATCCATTAAATGTAGTAGTGGATTTGATAATTCTTTACTGAAGGAAATAGCAAAGATTGATGGAGTTAAGGCAGCAACAGGAACCAATCGAATTACAGTACGACTTATACTGGATGATGGAACTTTGAATGCGGATTTCATTGCCTTCGATGGCACCAATCGCATTCATAAGTTAAAAAAAGGGGATGATTCGGACGTATTACCTGAATTAAAGGCGAATGAGGTGTTCATTGATAGGGCCGCAATGAAGGATATTAAAAAAGTGCCCGGAGATATGATTAACGTTCAATACAAAGGACAGAACTATGACTTTCTTATCAAAGACACTGTGTATGACGCTACAACGGAGCCTTATATGCTGGAAGGGGATGTTATTTCCTTTGTCAATCAGGATACCTTCGAAACATTGACCGGTGATGGACGTTTTAAGGAAATTAATCTTATAGTAGAAGGAGATAACAGTAATAAGGAATATAACTTGACCGTTGCAAGGCGAGTTGCAGATTTCATGGAAGCGAATGGGCTTGAGATAGAGGAAATTGATGTTCCTAATCCACAGGATTTCTATGCCAGCGAGATTCTGGAAGCAGTCACGATTATCCTGGTTCTCTTAGGAAGCATATCCGTATTGCTTGGAGTTGCTCTTATCATTAATAATATTAATAATATTATGCTACAACAAACCAAATACATCGGAATAATGAAAGCCATCGGCGGACAAACCAATCAGCTTGTGTTTATGTACACATCCTTTATTCTTATTCTTGGGTTAATTGCTTTGCTACTCTCCCTACCTGTATCCGCTTTCGTTGGGTACCAGGTATCGAAGCTGCTTGCTTATATGTTCAATATGAGCTTATCCGGCTTTCGAATTCCGCCACAGCTCTTATTATCGCTCATCGCTAGTGCCATATTCATTCCCCTGATAGCTTCGATTATACCGATTATGAAAAGCTCCAAACAGTCAATTTACCATGCACTTTATAATCAAGGGATAAGCTCTTCAGAGATGCCGGGAATTATTCGGCACAAGCGGCTACAACAGTTTAACCATATACCCTCTCTCATACGGATTTCTTTACGTAATAACCTACGTAATCGGGTTCGGGTTGCTTTGACCATAGCAACCTTGGCACTCTCCGGATCCATCATGCTTACTGTCATGAATCTTGATTTTGGCTTTAAAAATGGTGTGGAAGAACTCAAAGAATATTACATTATTGACGGAGCAATTATATTAAATTCTTATGAAAATGCTCAACAAATAGAGGAAATCGTTAAAAACGTAGAGGGAGTAAAATATGTTGAAGGCTGCTCTTTTACCGTAGGCAGGTTCCTTGAGAGTAATGGAAAAAGCTCGAAAAAGGTTAAACTGATGGGTCCAAAGCCCGACTCAAAGATATTTAACTGGACGGTTGTGAATGAAAAATTGATCGACGGAAGACAGATCAAAGCAGACGATGCCAATGCAGTGGTGATTACCAATCATTTAATCAAATACTATCCGCACTTAACCGTCGGTGATGTAATCACTCTAAAGATCAACAATAATGACTGTGACTTCCATGTAGTTGGTATCATGAATATGGCCGGTCAGCCTACAGATCCGATTCTTTTGGTGAATTATAGCTACCTGAACAGCTTATTGCAAGGTGAGGATCAAGTAACAGAAATCTGCATCTCGACTAACGAGCAAACTGAAGCATACCAGCAAGAAGTGATTACTAAAATCGAGGAGATATTAAGCCAGGAAGGCATTACTATAATGGAAACAATGCCCGGTGCCGATTTGCTGGAAAATTTCCAGACTCCTATTACTATAATCGTTGCACTCCTCATGTTCCTGGCAATTATGCTTTCCATCGTCGGAACCATCGGACAATCCGGTACACTTAATTTAAATGTGCTGGAACGAGCGAAGGAATTCGGCATCATGCGCTCCGTTGGAGCCACTAACCGCCAGCTAAATATGACAATTGTTATGGAGGGCTTAATTCTGGGTATCGTTGCATGGATATTTGCTGTGATACTCTCCCAACCACTAACCTTGATTGCGAATTCGTTGCTTGGGAATCTGCTCTTCACTACCCCTATGAAATATAGAATAAGTATCCTTGGTCTCCTATTATGGTTATTTCTATCCATCCTCTCTTCCTGCATCGCAAGTATTATGCCTTGCCGAAAGATGAATCGGATGATAACTCGTGAAATACTTGCCTTTGAATAG
- a CDS encoding DUF6273 domain-containing protein: MQVGDKIEFGSYEWRVLDIQNNTALIITEYIIEQGRYHDAYKDITWADCSLRKYLNGEFYDKFTTADKSRIVPVTNKNPDNHWYGTKGGEDTRDCIFLLSLEEVTCKYFGDSSSKLYNPKKKQRYWFERKDENNSKRIARLEGVEWSTWWWIRTPGRVGVKAVYIHGDGNIGIQGNNILKGNISDGKCLGGIRPALWLKL; encoded by the coding sequence ATGCAGGTCGGAGATAAAATAGAATTTGGTAGTTACGAATGGCGAGTGCTTGATATTCAAAACAATACTGCTTTAATTATAACCGAATACATCATTGAACAAGGTCGTTACCATGACGCGTATAAAGATATCACCTGGGCTGACTGCTCCTTAAGAAAATATCTAAACGGTGAATTCTATGACAAATTCACTACAGCTGATAAATCTAGGATCGTACCGGTGACAAATAAGAATCCCGATAATCACTGGTATGGTACAAAAGGCGGGGAAGATACCAGGGACTGCATATTTTTATTAAGTCTTGAGGAAGTTACGTGCAAATACTTCGGTGATAGTAGTTCAAAGCTCTATAATCCGAAAAAGAAACAAAGATATTGGTTTGAACGAAAGGATGAGAATAACAGTAAACGGATCGCCAGACTAGAGGGTGTCGAATGGAGTACCTGGTGGTGGATTCGAACACCCGGCCGAGTCGGTGTTAAAGCTGTGTACATACATGGTGACGGTAATATTGGTATTCAGGGCAACAATATACTAAAAGGTAACATCAGTGATGGCAAGTGTTTAGGTGGTATCCGTCCCGCTTTGTGGCTGAAGCTGTAA